Proteins encoded in a region of the Anaerobacillus sp. CMMVII genome:
- a CDS encoding CBO0543 family protein, with product MRGNKFDKLFLRVTTVVTSIGLLYLLFRKPPIKDWVLAYLFNAVTNIFIDSFLASYKIVKYPVRFFPKVFKSHILFDLLIYPTFTILYNQFTEKDKPFAIFYKLLYFTIPMFFIEYWAVRKTNLIKWNKGWEWYHTFISITIKSLVTRGVVGFIGVIDKVQQKDKSA from the coding sequence ATGAGGGGAAATAAATTCGACAAGTTATTCTTACGAGTAACGACCGTTGTTACATCTATTGGTTTGTTGTATTTACTATTTAGGAAACCTCCGATTAAGGATTGGGTTTTGGCATATTTATTTAATGCAGTTACCAATATATTTATTGACAGTTTTCTTGCATCCTACAAAATAGTAAAATATCCAGTTCGATTTTTTCCAAAAGTATTTAAAAGTCATATACTATTTGACTTATTAATTTATCCAACATTTACAATCCTATATAATCAATTTACTGAAAAAGACAAGCCTTTCGCCATTTTTTATAAACTACTTTATTTTACAATCCCTATGTTTTTTATTGAATATTGGGCAGTGAGGAAGACAAATTTAATCAAATGGAATAAAGGGTGGGAATGGTATCACACGTTCATAAGTATTACCATAAAATCTTTAGTAACAAGAGGTGTAGTTGGATTTATAGGAGTAATTGATAAAGTTCAGCAGAAGGACAAAAGTGCATGA
- a CDS encoding DUF3231 family protein, with product MNAPAVPNPNEVDFVKKQNFLNGYIGDVRPLHGLEIGHLFDNINNDITSKALIVGFNQVAKHKKVKKFLERGRNINKKHVEMLSKKLNEDNLPSPSFLDHMVTASTIPPFSDKLMVAHKFDMFSMKIREYAKGASLNGRRDVGALYARCLLDVSLYVEDGANIMIEHGWMEQPPITVNRNKLFSKEQ from the coding sequence ATGAATGCACCAGCAGTACCGAACCCAAATGAAGTTGATTTTGTTAAGAAACAAAATTTTTTGAATGGTTATATAGGGGATGTTAGACCACTTCATGGACTGGAAATTGGACATTTATTTGATAATATTAACAACGACATTACAAGTAAGGCACTCATTGTTGGATTTAACCAAGTAGCAAAACATAAAAAAGTAAAAAAGTTCTTAGAACGTGGAAGAAATATAAATAAAAAACATGTAGAAATGTTGTCGAAAAAACTAAATGAGGATAATCTACCTTCACCTTCATTCTTAGACCACATGGTAACTGCATCTACAATACCTCCATTTTCCGATAAACTAATGGTTGCTCATAAATTTGATATGTTCTCGATGAAAATTAGAGAATATGCAAAAGGGGCTTCACTCAATGGAAGAAGGGATGTAGGGGCATTGTATGCACGTTGTTTATTAGATGTTTCATTATATGTTGAAGACGGTGCAAATATCATGATAGAACATGGTTGGATGGAACAACCGCCAATTACGGTTAATAGAAATAAATTATTTTCAAAAGAACAATAA